TATTCTCGCTGGCTCCCTTCTTGTTCGCCTTTTCCTCTTCCTTCAAAACATACGCGCAGGTGCTCTCGTGGCCGCCGAGCTTCTTGCCCAATCCGGCCACCCTTGACAACTACCGCTTCATCCTGAGCGGGGCCCAGCTCTTCCCGCGCTATATTCTGAACTCGCTCATCTACGCCGGCGCCGTGACGGTCCTCAATGTGTTTCTGGCATCGATGGCCGGCTACGCCTTTGGCCGCATGGAATTTCCAGGCAAGAACTTCTTTTACCTGCTGACGCTGGCCGTGTTGATGATTCCCTCGCAGCTTATTTTGATCCCGAAGTTTCTGGTGGCCTATACGCTGCACTTGACCGATAACTATGGCGGTCTGATCGTGCCGGCCATGGTCACGCCGACGTCGGTCTTCTTGATGACCCAGTTCTTGAAGACGCTGCCGCGCGAGCTAGAGGAGGCGGCCCTCATCGACGGCTGCTCACGTTTTCGCGCCTTCTGGCAGATTATCTTTCCTCTGGTGCGTCCGGCGATCACTGTGGTCGCTCTGCTGTCGTTCCAGGGGGCCTGGAATGAGTTTCTCTGGCCGCTCATTGTTATGTCCCACCAGGAAAACTATACTTTGACGGTGGGACTGGCCTTCTTCAAAGGCAACTACGTGACCCAGTACAATCTGGTGCTGGCGGGGGCGATGATCTCGCTTGCACCGCTGGTGATCATCTTCTTCATTTTCCAGCGCTACTTTATCCAGGGTCTGGCTACATCGGGCCTGGCCGGCAGATAGAGCAACACTGGCACAACATCACGGGTATTCGCAGAACTATTGTGGTGAAGTCTATGCACGAGTCGGAACAGACTGCTCATCTCGTCCATTGGCTGGAGCGAGGACGGGCCTGGTTGGACGAGCTACAGACGCCTACTGGCCTGCGCGCAAGCAGCGCCGCTGATCACTATCATGCCCTGTTTGGACGCGATACACTCTGGTCGGTGCTGCTGGTGCTGGAGGCCGCGCGACTGCGCCCGACCGATCAGGTCCTGGCCTCCTGGGTTAGGGAGTTCGCCGCACGTGGCCTGCAGGCGCTGGCAGCAACGCAAGGCACGAGCGAGCGAGATGAAAACGAGGAGCAGCCAGGCAAGATCATTCACGAGTACTGGCCGGAACCGCGCCGGTGGCCCGAGGGCGTCTGGCCGCTGTGGGAGGGCCGCTACTACGGTTCGGTGGATGCGACCTATCTCTTTCTGATCGCTGCCGCGACGGTCTGGCACCAGGTCGAGGGCGGTCAGCAGCTGGTCGAGCAGCTGTGGCCTCACGTCCTGGCGGCGCTCAACTGGACGCTGAAGTATGGCGATGTCGACAACGATGGGCTGATCGAGGTGCTGCCGCGCCAACCTCACGGCCTGGGTCTGCGCAATCAAGTCTGGAAGGACAGCAACGACGCCCTGCTGCTCGAAGACGGCGTTCCCCCTGAGCCGCCGGTGGCCTGGGTCGAGCTCCAGGGCTATGCTCTGGCCGCCTTCCGTGAGATGCAGCCCCTCCTTGAGGCCGCAGGGGCGGAAGCCGCGCTCTTGCAGGAGGTGCAGGAGCGCATGGAGCGCCTGCGCCGTGGCCTGCCGCGCTTCTGGCTGCCCACGGAACGCTGCCCAGCGATGGCCCTCTCACCTGAGAAGCAGGCCATTCCTCTGGTAGCATCCAATATGGGCCATCTGCTCTGGTGCGCCGCGCTGGAAGAACCCTACGCTTCTCAGACAGCAGAGCGCCTGCTCCAGCCCGACCTGCTCACCTCCTGGGGCATCCGCACGCTCTCACGCACCTCTTACGCTTTCGACCCGTATTCCTACCACCGCGGCACCGTCTGGCCGTTCGATAACGCGATCATCGCTTCCGCTCTCTGGCGCATGGGTCGCCGCAGTCAGGCGCGTCTCCTCAGTCAGCGCTTGCTGGAGGCGCTGACGCTCTTCGACTCGCCAGTGGAACTCTATTGCGTCTTGCCGGCAGAGTGGATTCTGGCCCCCACAACGGGCGGCGCCGAGGTCCTGGCGGTCTATACGCGCGCCTGCAAGGTCCAGGCCTGGACTGC
This window of the Thermogemmatispora onikobensis genome carries:
- a CDS encoding amylo-alpha-1,6-glucosidase; this translates as MHESEQTAHLVHWLERGRAWLDELQTPTGLRASSAADHYHALFGRDTLWSVLLVLEAARLRPTDQVLASWVREFAARGLQALAATQGTSERDENEEQPGKIIHEYWPEPRRWPEGVWPLWEGRYYGSVDATYLFLIAAATVWHQVEGGQQLVEQLWPHVLAALNWTLKYGDVDNDGLIEVLPRQPHGLGLRNQVWKDSNDALLLEDGVPPEPPVAWVELQGYALAAFREMQPLLEAAGAEAALLQEVQERMERLRRGLPRFWLPTERCPAMALSPEKQAIPLVASNMGHLLWCAALEEPYASQTAERLLQPDLLTSWGIRTLSRTSYAFDPYSYHRGTVWPFDNAIIASALWRMGRRSQARLLSQRLLEALTLFDSPVELYCVLPAEWILAPTTGGAEVLAVYTRACKVQAWTAAALMLAAAQLLAETD
- a CDS encoding carbohydrate ABC transporter permease, with the protein product MSTIGGVARAEKAQLPSVAVSMRRRPPLPLQPGRLLLYIVLIGYGLFSLAPFLFAFSSSFKTYAQVLSWPPSFLPNPATLDNYRFILSGAQLFPRYILNSLIYAGAVTVLNVFLASMAGYAFGRMEFPGKNFFYLLTLAVLMIPSQLILIPKFLVAYTLHLTDNYGGLIVPAMVTPTSVFLMTQFLKTLPRELEEAALIDGCSRFRAFWQIIFPLVRPAITVVALLSFQGAWNEFLWPLIVMSHQENYTLTVGLAFFKGNYVTQYNLVLAGAMISLAPLVIIFFIFQRYFIQGLATSGLAGR